One genomic segment of bacterium includes these proteins:
- a CDS encoding MFS transporter yields MASPPSAPTASKQLPFGQVLAYGAPSLASVAIAVVMGIHLPIFYSDTVLVPLGAIALVKAVVRASDALTDLPIGWLSDRTRTRWGRRRPWIAVGAPFAAVSFWALFSPPADLEGLAAISWLAITYALFYVGHTAYIIPHYGLGAELTDDHHERTRIFGWREAFVIVGTLIAALAPSILEGILGSTRAAFAGFATAAAILLVVLYWNLVRVIPERLEYLKRPTNPLVPGIRRSLRNPVFRIVLVAHAVHAITAGIPPIMTPYFLKYVVQPENFPFWFAAFLGAYFGMAFLTLPLWIRLARIRGKRFAWIASIVPGVVALLALLFMGPGDVIPAALIFGFAGTGFGPSIFITQSILADVIDYDELHTGHRREAQYTAFWSFLQKFAVIPSASIPLAILASAGFVPNVPQSDAVQLAIRSIYSIAPAVIGLITILIARRYPLTQAVHEAIREGITRHENGLDAADPLTGQNLPPPGDAVQEEAGWFLDHFSQRELGWLANRGPGAVQASALISVLGSVFVLALGGTMALSWLGGVEEPPGVGAVLWIVAAGLGLSAGVFHGIRLVASRRLRSDAGEPEQIRRHLAATRHTWQEDST; encoded by the coding sequence ATGGCATCCCCGCCCTCGGCACCCACGGCCTCCAAGCAACTCCCGTTCGGGCAGGTTCTTGCCTATGGAGCGCCCAGCCTGGCCAGCGTGGCGATTGCCGTCGTCATGGGCATCCACCTCCCGATCTTCTACAGCGACACCGTCCTCGTGCCTCTCGGCGCCATCGCCCTGGTCAAGGCCGTGGTCCGAGCGTCGGATGCGCTCACCGATCTACCGATCGGCTGGTTGAGTGATCGCACGCGCACGCGCTGGGGCCGACGCCGCCCCTGGATCGCTGTCGGCGCCCCCTTCGCGGCGGTCTCCTTCTGGGCCCTCTTCTCTCCCCCTGCCGATCTCGAAGGCCTGGCGGCCATCTCCTGGCTGGCGATCACCTATGCGCTCTTCTACGTCGGCCATACCGCCTACATCATTCCCCACTACGGACTCGGCGCCGAGCTGACCGACGATCACCACGAGCGGACCCGCATCTTCGGCTGGCGCGAGGCCTTCGTGATCGTCGGAACGCTGATCGCCGCCCTGGCGCCCTCAATCCTGGAAGGAATCCTGGGCAGTACGCGGGCCGCCTTCGCCGGGTTCGCGACGGCTGCAGCCATTCTCCTCGTCGTCCTGTACTGGAACCTCGTCCGGGTCATCCCCGAACGGTTGGAATATCTGAAGCGGCCGACCAACCCGCTCGTCCCGGGCATTCGCCGATCCCTGCGCAACCCGGTCTTTCGCATCGTGCTCGTCGCCCATGCCGTTCACGCGATCACCGCCGGAATACCGCCGATCATGACGCCGTACTTCCTGAAGTACGTCGTGCAGCCCGAGAACTTTCCGTTCTGGTTCGCCGCGTTCCTGGGAGCCTACTTCGGCATGGCCTTTCTCACGCTGCCCCTGTGGATCCGGCTGGCCCGGATCCGCGGCAAGCGCTTCGCGTGGATCGCCAGCATCGTTCCGGGCGTCGTGGCCTTGTTGGCTCTCCTGTTCATGGGGCCAGGTGACGTGATCCCCGCCGCACTGATCTTCGGCTTCGCCGGCACGGGTTTCGGCCCGTCGATCTTCATCACCCAGTCGATCCTTGCGGACGTGATCGACTACGACGAACTCCATACCGGCCACCGCCGGGAAGCCCAGTACACCGCCTTCTGGTCCTTCCTCCAGAAGTTCGCGGTCATCCCGAGTGCATCGATCCCCCTGGCGATCCTCGCCTCGGCCGGCTTCGTGCCAAACGTTCCGCAAAGCGATGCCGTGCAGCTCGCGATCCGCTCCATCTACAGCATCGCCCCGGCGGTGATTGGCCTCATCACGATCTTGATCGCCCGGCGCTACCCGCTGACCCAGGCCGTCCACGAGGCCATTCGAGAAGGCATCACCCGCCACGAGAATGGCCTGGACGCAGCCGATCCCTTGACCGGACAGAACCTTCCGCCGCCGGGCGACGCCGTGCAAGAAGAGGCCGGTTGGTTCCTCGATCACTTCTCCCAACGCGAACTGGGCTGGTTGGCGAATCGTGGCCCGGGCGCCGTGCAAGCCAGCGCGTTGATTTCAGTTCTCGGATCGGTCTTCGTGCTCGCCCTGGGCGGCACGATGGCCCTCAGCTGGCTCGGTGGCGTCGAAGAACCGCCGGGGGTGGGCGCCGTGCTCTGGATCGTTGCGGCGGGTTTGGGCCTCTCGGCCGGGGTCTTCCACGGCATTCGCCTCGTCGCCTCGCGGCGGCTGCGGAGTGATGCAGGTGAACCCGAGCAGATCCGGAGACATCTCGCGGCCACACGACACACCTGGCAAGAGGACTCGACATGA
- a CDS encoding beta-lactamase family protein: MFHGTLHPDFASVARALRRIVPRKAPGGAAICVYHKGEKVVDIWGGTRDTAGSPWEEDTLSLSFSTTKGVASTLLHLFVDRGLIELDAPVARYWPEFAAAGKQDLEVRHLLCHEAGLFAITDMVDHARDMLDWKIMVERLAAAKPRHTPGQAHGYHGLTYGWLVGELVQRVADGRSFSELLAAELAEPLGLDGLYCGVPAEQQGRCAQLMAAGFDDPPEVAERRTSKIHRGAERWRDRLARLGFAYDPTDTLAALVPAGMAELDWNGETFRAASIPAANGMFTARSLARLYACLAGGGALDGVRILSTQAVERAAQPQNEGAGRVIPVSMRWRLGYHRVFAVGARAPRAFGHFGFGGSGGWADPTRELAVALTVNSGVGTPFGDTRIARIGGAAIRAADKRGP; encoded by the coding sequence ATTTTTCACGGTACGTTGCACCCGGATTTCGCGAGCGTCGCACGAGCACTGCGTCGCATCGTGCCACGCAAGGCGCCGGGCGGCGCGGCCATCTGCGTCTACCACAAGGGCGAGAAAGTCGTCGATATCTGGGGGGGCACCCGCGACACCGCCGGAAGCCCGTGGGAAGAGGATACCCTGAGCCTCTCTTTCTCCACGACGAAGGGCGTGGCCTCAACGCTGTTGCATCTCTTCGTGGATCGTGGATTGATCGAGCTCGATGCGCCGGTTGCTCGCTACTGGCCCGAGTTCGCGGCCGCGGGCAAGCAGGATCTCGAGGTCCGCCACCTGCTATGCCACGAGGCCGGGCTATTTGCGATCACCGACATGGTGGATCACGCCCGGGATATGCTCGACTGGAAGATCATGGTCGAACGTCTCGCTGCGGCGAAGCCCCGCCACACGCCCGGGCAGGCCCACGGCTACCACGGCCTCACCTACGGCTGGCTCGTCGGAGAACTGGTCCAGCGTGTCGCCGACGGCAGGTCTTTTTCTGAACTGCTTGCTGCCGAACTGGCCGAGCCGCTGGGCCTCGACGGGCTCTACTGTGGTGTTCCGGCCGAGCAACAGGGTCGCTGTGCCCAGTTGATGGCCGCCGGTTTCGATGACCCTCCGGAGGTGGCCGAACGACGCACTTCGAAGATCCATCGTGGTGCAGAGCGATGGCGAGATCGGCTGGCCCGCCTCGGCTTTGCCTACGATCCCACGGACACCCTGGCCGCACTGGTTCCCGCCGGCATGGCAGAGCTGGATTGGAACGGTGAGACCTTCCGAGCCGCTTCGATCCCGGCAGCCAACGGAATGTTCACCGCCCGCTCCCTGGCTCGCCTCTACGCGTGTCTGGCGGGGGGCGGTGCGTTGGATGGTGTACGTATCCTTTCAACGCAAGCAGTCGAACGCGCGGCGCAACCTCAAAACGAGGGCGCGGGTCGGGTGATCCCCGTCTCGATGCGCTGGCGGCTCGGCTACCACCGCGTCTTCGCGGTCGGCGCGCGGGCACCTCGTGCGTTCGGGCATTTCGGTTTCGGCGGCTCCGGAGGCTGGGCGGATCCAACCCGCGAACTCGCTGTGGCCCTCACCGTCAATAGCGGCGTCGGAACGCCGTTCGGCGATACCCGAATTGCCCGAATCGGCGGAGCTGCCATCCGGGCCGCCGACAAGCGCGGGCCCTGA